One window of Pyrus communis chromosome 12, drPyrComm1.1, whole genome shotgun sequence genomic DNA carries:
- the LOC137710178 gene encoding uncharacterized protein: protein MAEESLVNLEGDSFHVTPPSPHSDIDINPNQRLSSVLLNEFNYLPWERAVSLALGGRSKLGYVNGAIPMPETTSPEYDAWLCKDQLVMSWLLNSMDRKIAEIFSYAESSMTLWKNLKEMYGNQNNAARVFQLKKDIAGLQQEGKPFVQHLGKLTTMWNELNVYRPHTIDAAVLTKRAEEDKIFQLLASLSPEFEDLRSHILMNPDLPSFSSVCATIQREEVRRKVMTLDMKANIPEARAYFSNQKLGEERGYKGKKTGLKCSHCDVGGHSRDRCWILHPELKPKFPRDNKGVSKGSYNPSYKANHVATTSSDGALKFTINPAALINEFAMFLHKKQGLGDSEGPLNQCDNNQTALLGQFAGFLAGNEGVILEPLII, encoded by the exons ATGGCTGAAGAAAGCTTAGTAAATTTGGAAGGAGACAGCTTTCATGTTactccaccatcaccacacTCAGATATTGATATCAACCCAAATCAACGTCTTAGTTCTGTCTTGCtaaatgagtttaactatcttccatggGAGAGAGCAGTTTCTCTTGCTCTGGGAGGACGATCAAAGCTTGGTTATGTTAATGGTGCTATTCCAATGCCTGAGACTACCTCACCGGAGTATGATGCTTGGCTATGCAAAGACCAGTTGGTCATGTCGTGGCTACTCAATTCCATGGATCgtaagattgcagaaatttttagctatgctgaatcctccatgactctttggaaaaatctcaaggaaatGTATGGAAATCAGAACAATGCGGCTAGAGTGTTTCAGTTAAAGAAGGACATTGCTGGTTTGCAACAGGAAGGGAAGCCATTTGTGCAACATCTTGGAAAGCTGACCACTATGTGGAACGAGCTGAATGTGTATCGACCACACACCATCGACGCTGCTGTGCTAACTAAAAGAGCcgaggaagacaaaatattcCAACTCCTAGCAAGCCTGAGCCCTGAATTCGAAGATCTTCGAAGCCATATCCTCATGAATCCCGACCTGCCTTCTTTTTCAAGTGTGTGTGCCAcaattcaaagagaagaggttcgaaggaaagtcatgaccttggacatgaaggcaaatataccagaagctagggcttacttctctaaccaaaaacttggtgaggagagaggctacaaaggaaagaaaactggCTTAAAATGTAGCCATTGTGATGTTGGTGGGCACTCAAGAGACCGATGCTGGATTCTTCATCCAGAGTTAAAACCAAAGTTTCCTAGGGATAACAAAGGTGTCTCGAAAGGCTCGTACAACCCTTCTTACAAGGCAAATCATGTTGCCACAACTTCTTCTGATGGAGCACTGAAGTTCACCATTAATCCAGCTGCACTGATCAACGAGTTTGCTATGTTTCTTCACAAGAAACAAGGTCTTGGAGATAGTGAAGGACCACTAAATCAGTGTGACAACAATCAAACTGCACTACTAGGACAGTTTGCTGGCTTCCTGGCTGGAAATGAAGGCGTG attctggagccactgatcatatga